DNA sequence from the Actinacidiphila yeochonensis CN732 genome:
CCAGCCACGCGATCACCTGCGTGCTGCTCGGCTTCTGCCTGGCTTCCTCCAGCCTGGCCCCCACCATCCAGTCCACGCTCACCTCGACGGCGTCCCTGGTCAGCACCATCCACCCGTGACCGGGGACGGTTGACTCCGGTTCGGGCTCGCTGAGGCCGCTGAGGCCGCTGAGTCCGGTCAGGCGCCGCTCAGGAGGCGGTCGGCGGCACCTGGGCGGTCGGCCCCAGGCCGGTGGCCGCGGCCGGCGGCGGCCGGAGAGGAAGGTGACCAGCGCGCCGACCGCACCGGCCAGCGCCACCAGGGCTCCCGCGCCGGCGACGGCGAGGTACGGCACCGCGGTCCCGTCGGAGACCACCCGGCCGCGGATGTCGGAGGCCGGCAGGGTGCCCGAGGACAGCTCCAGGTGCATGCGCGAGTCAACGGAGTCGGCGCGGTGGTCGCCCAGGAGGAAGACCCGGCCGGCCGGCACGGTGATGTCCACCGGAGTGAGCAGGTTGGACTGGCCCTGGGAGACGTAGGGTTCGTGCACCGTACGGCCGTTGATCCGCAGCGGGCCGGTGGTCGGAAGCACCACGTGGTCGCCGCCGACGCCGATCACCCGCATGAGGTGCATCTCGGGACGGCCCCACTCCGGGGCGGTCAGCAGGACGGCGTCGCCGCGGTGCGCACCGGCGCCCGACCCCTTCTGGATCGTGAGGTGCGAGCCCGGCGTGTAGGTGGGCGCCATGGACTGGCCCGGCTCGGTCACCTGCTCGAAGTCGCTCCGGAGCCGGATCAGACTGCCGGCCGCCACCAGTACGCCGACGAGGGCGACGACGAGCAGCAGCGCCACCCGCCCCCGCCGCACCGGCCGAGGCGCGACAGGTGGAGCCGGTGGCCACCCCGACGGCCCCCCGGGCGGCCCGAACGGCTGCCCTTCCGGTTGCCCGGCCGATCCCCGGAATTCGGACGGAGGTGTTTCCATGTTCATGTCCCCTCCCCGCCGCGCATCCTAGGGGACCGCGCCGACAGCCGTGTCCCCGGGCCGGACGGCCTGTCCGGCGGGATCGCGTCGGCCCGCCGCCAGAGATCAGCGCGGCTCCGGGCCCGGGGACTGTCGGCCGTTCGAGGCTGAGAGCGCCGCCCGCAGCCGCTCCGGGTGCCGCGTCGGTACGACCCAGGTCAGGCTCTCCTCGCCGGGCACCAGCACCCGGAAAGGCCGGCCGAACTCGTTGGGGAAGAACCACGCGGGCCGGGTGCGAGGGAAGCGACCCCAACCGCCGTCGAGTTCGATCACCAGGGCGGCCCGCATGAAGGGGGCGCTCAGCACGCCCAGCCGGCAGGCGGTCATCGTCCGAGGCTTGCCCCAGCGGTTGCTGAGGGTGAAGAACTCCGGCGCGCGCTTCAGCCGCTGGACGGTCGCCGGGTCGGTCGCCACCCGCAAGCTCCGTACTCCGGCCAGCGGACAGGCGAACAGCGCTCGGTTCTGCCGGGTTGCCCTGGGCGTCCGGCGGCCGGCCGCAGTCGAACGGACAGCTCCGATTTGCAGCTCACCGTCCGCGATCCGCACGCCGGTCGGCCAGTTGCGTTGGAGCATCACTCCGAAGCCCAGGGAACACAGGACGAACGCCGGAGCCGCGACCCCCCACAACGCGTCGCGACCTATGGCCACTCCCGCCACACAGGCGGCGGCCAGCACGCCGGGCAGCACCGCCCCCAGAACGACCAGCGGCCAGCGCAGGGCCACCCGGTCCTCGGCGTAGACCAATCCCGCGAACGGCGGGTCGAGTTCTGCGGCGGTCCGCTGCGACCGGTCCATCAGGATCGCCCGGCGACCATCAGGTCCCGCATGATCCCGCGCACGCCCTCCCGGTCGTGCTCCGACACCGGCTCGCCGTCGTCCCTTCCGCCGGCCAGCAACTCCGTCCGCTCCCCGGTGGTGCGCAGGGCGACGGTGAAGCCGCGGAAGTCGGCTCCCTCGTCGTGGCGGAAGACCGAGACGCGGCGGGAAGGCAACCGGCCGCCGGGCGAACGGGTGCTCTCAGGAGCCGGTTTGGCCGCCCACTCGGTGAGCCAGTCTGCCGCTGTTCCACGTGAAACCAGGACGTAGCGGTAGAACCGTCCGAGCACCCCCAGCTTCACCAGGTGCGGAAACGGCCCCGGGGGCGCCGCCTCGGAGAACTCGCCCATTGGTGATGGCCTCCCTGCCTGGCTGTCGTGCCCGTGCCTGTGCCTGTGTGCGTGCCTGTGCCCGCGCCCGTGCCGTACGTGCCGTACGTGCCGTACCCGAGCCTGGCGCATACGCGGGGTGAAGTGGTGGGCGGAGTGAGGATTTTGCCTTGGGGTGGGGAGGGCGTGGGGTGGCCTTGGCCAGGGCGGCTGTCCGTCGGTCGGGGGTGGGGGAGTCCGGGGGTGTCCGCATGGTGGTCGGGAGGTATGGGGGGCGGGCTGTTGTATCTATGATGTGCGCATCATGGATACCGCTGCTGCTCCGCGTGAGGACGCCGCGGTCGGGGGGATGACGAAGGTCCTGCCCGCCGCCGAACGCGTCTATCTGCACGTCAAGACCGGTGTGCTGAACCGCAGTTACGAGGGCGGGACGCTGCTGACCGAGGGCGGCCTCGCCGAGGCGGTCGGTGTCTCGCGCACCCCCGTCCGGGAGGCCCTGCTGCGGCTGGAGGCCGAGGGGCTGATCAAGCTCTACCCGAAGAAGGGCGCGCTGGTGCTGCCGGTGTCGGCGCAGGAGATCGCCGACGTGGTGGAGACCCGGCTGCTGGTGGAGCGGCACGCGGTCGCCAAAGTGGTCGGCGCGGTGCCGGCCCGGCTGATCGAACGGCTGGAGGAGTCGCTCGCCGAGCAGCGCGAACACGCCGCCGCCGGGGACCTGGTGGCCTTCTCCGCGGCCGACCGCGGCTTCCACGCCGAGATCGTGCGCGCCGCCGGCAACCGCATCCTGGCCCATCTCTACGACCAACTACGCGACCGACAACTGCGGATGGGAGTGGCCACCATGCATGCCGAGCCGAGCCGGGTCGCCAAGAACCTCGCCGAGCACGCCGAGATCCTGGACGCCCTGCGCGAGGGCGCCGCCGAGGCCGCCGCCGGCATCGTCGAGCGGCACGTGTCCTGGGTGAGCACGCTGGCCCGGGGCGAGTCGTGAGCGCCGCGGCACGGCAGGCCGGGGCCGACTCCGGCAGGTCCCTGCCCGGTGACCCACCGGGCGGCACGCGCGCCGCCCTGGTGTGGGGGACCGGCACCCTCGTCTACTTCGTGGCCGTCATCCACCGCACCAGCCTGGGCGTGGCCGGCATCGACGCCGCCCACCGCTTCCACATCGACGCGTCCGCGCTGTCGACGTTCTCCATCCTCCAGGTGCTCGTCTACGCCTCCATGCAGATACCCGTCGGCCTGATGGTGGACTCGCTGGGCACCAAGCGGGTGCTGATGCTCGGCGCGGTGCTCTTCACCATCGGCCAGGGCGCGTTCGCGCTCTCCCACTCCTACGGCATGGCCCTCGGCGCGCGGGCGGTGCTCGGCTGCGGCGACGCGATGACCTTCGTCAGCGTGCTGCGGCTGGGCTCGCGCTGGTTCCCCGCCCGGCGCGGACCGGTGATCGCCCAGGTCGCCGCGCTCTTCGGGGTGGCCGGCAACCTCGTCTCCACGGTGGCCCTGTCCCGGCTGCTGCACAGCGCCGGCTGGACCCCCACCTTCCTGGGCACCGCCCTGGGCGGCGCGGTGGTGCTGGTGCTGGTGGCGCTCTTCCTCAAGGACCACCCCGAGGGGTACGCCCCGCCGCCGGTGCCGCAGGCCGCGCGCCGGCCGGTGCGGCGGCAGATCGCCGACGCCTGGTCGGAGCCCGGCACCCGGCTGGGCATGTGGACGCACTTCACCACGCAGTTCCCCGGCATGGTCTTCCTGCTGCTGTGGGGACTGCCGTTCCTGGTCGAGGACCAGGGGCTGTCGCGGGGGGCGGCGGGCGGCCTGCTCACCGTCGTCGTGGTGGCGAACCTGGTCTTCGGGCCGATCTTCGGGCAGGTGATCACCCGTCACCACGGCGCCCGGATGCCGCTCGCCCTCGGCGTGGTCGGAGCGAACACGGTGCTGTGGGCCGTGGTGCTGACCTGGCCCGGCGGGCAGAACCCGGTGTGGCTGCTGACGGTGCTGTGCGTGGTGCTGGGCGCCTGCGGGCCCGCCTCGATGATCGGCTTCGACTTCGCCCGCCCGGCCAATCCGCCGGAACGATTCGGCACCGCCTCCGGCATCGTCAACATCGGCGGGTTCACCGCGTCGATGATCACCCTGTTCGCGGTGGGCGTGCTGCTCGACGCCACCGGGAACGACTACCGGATCGCCTGGAGCGTCATCTTCGTCCTGCAGGCCGTCGGAATCTGGCAGATCCTGCGGTTGCGGCGGCGTGCCGAGCGGCGGGAGCGCGAGCGGTTCGCGGTCAGCCGGATCGAGAGCGTCCACCGCACGCAGACCCCGGCGGTGCACGACTCCTGACGGCGCCGGGGAACGCGCCCGCCCGGAGACCTGCGGGCCCGGGCCGGCGCGGGGGCCTGGGCCCGGGGCGGACGGCCCCGGGCGGTGTTCCCGGCTCAGATGTCCTGCACCGGTGTGCCGTCCTGCACCGGTGTGCCGCCTACACCGGTGTGAAGACCACCGGCAGGGTGGCCGGGCCGCGCTGCCACAGCGACGGGCGCCAGCGCGGGTCGGGTGCCCCGGCGGGCAGTGCCAGGTCCGGCAGCCGGTCGAGCAGCACCTCGACCGCCGCCGACGCGATCACCCCGGCCAGCGCCGCCGCCGGCTCCGGGCAGCGGTGCGGGCCGTGGCTGAAGGCCAGGTGCGCCTGGTTGCCCAGGATGTCGGGCGGGTGCCCGGCGGCGGGCGCGACGCGCGGGTCGGTGTTGGCGGCGGCCAGGCTGAGGACCAGGCAGTCGCCCCGGGCGATCCGCTGCCCGCCCAGCTCGGTGTCGCGGACGGCCCACCGGCCGATGATGTTCTGCGTCGGCGGTTCGGTCCACAGCACCTCGGTGAGCGCCTGCCCGACGCTGCGCCGTCCGCCGGAGAGGGTCAGCGCGAACCGCTCGTCGGTGAGCATCAGCCGCAGCGCGTTCCCGATCCAGTCGGCCGTGGGGCGCCGTCCGGCGGCGAGCAGGGTGAGGAGGTCCTGGACGATCTCCTCGTCCGTCAGATCGGCCGGGTGCGCCAGCAGGAGCGTCGTCACGTCCGCGCCGGGGCCGGGCCGGGCGGTGCCGGACCGGGCCCGCGCCCGCCGGGACCGCTCCACCAGCGCCTGGACCGCGCCGCGCACCCGGGCCGCCGCCGCGTCCGCCTCCAGCGGCCGGGCCCGCCCGGCGCGCCCACCGGAGCGGTGGCCGCCGGTGTCGGGGTCGGGCACGTACGGGCCGTCGGGCGGCCGGGTGGTGCGCTGCTGCGGGCCGACCGAGGTGTCCCGGGCCAGCTCCGCCGTCTCGTGTTCGCGCAGCCCCAGCAGCCCGGCCATCACCTGGAGCGGGACCGGTTCGGCGTACTCGGCCATCAGGTCGGCGCGGCCGGTCCGGGCGAAGCGGTCGACGGCGGCGTCCGCGGCCTGCTCGCCGCGCCGCCGCAGCTCGAACGGGTCGACGCCGGCGAGCACGTCCGAGATGGCGCCGGCCCGCCGCCGGTGCTCGGCGCCCTCGGTGAAGCGCACCGACGGGGTGTGCGCGATGTCGGCCAGCAGCGGCCAGTCCGGCGGGATGCTGCCCCACGCGTGCCAGCGCCGGGGGTCGCGCACGAACAGGTCCGGGTTGCCGGCCACCTGGTGCACCTCGTGGTAGCCGAGCACCAGCCAGGCCGGCACCCGCTGGTGCAGCAGGACCGGCGCGACCGGCCCGTACCGCTCCCGCAGGGCCCGGTAGTACGCCGCCGGGTCGCGGTGGTCGAAGTCCGGCCGCGGCTCGGCCGTCGCCGGGCCGTGCGGAGCCGCCATGCCCTGCGGCGGGACGGGGGTGCGCCGCGCTCCCGCACCCGGGCGCCTCCGCACGCGGGGTGCCCTCCGCAGGCGGGACGCCTCCCCGCCTGGGACGCCTCCCGCGCCCGGGCCGGGGGCCGCTGCCCCCCGGCCGTGCCCTGCGGAGGGGCCGGGTCCCACGGAGGTACGGGCTGCGGCGGGCCGGGCAGTTCGAGGGCGCGGGAGCGGCTCCCGGTGGCGGCCTCCTCCCGTCCGCCCGGCGCGGACGACGCCGGCTCGGCCTCCTCGCCCTCCCCGTACCAGGTCACCGCGCGGCCCTCCCCGAACCAGCGCCCGAACCGGGAACGCCGACCGCGCCGGCTCCGGCCCGGAGGCCGGCGGCAGGGCCCGGGACCGGGCGGCCCGGCGAGGCGGCCGCGCGCCACGGGTCAGAGGTTCTGCAGCGCACGGAGCACCTTCTCCAGCATCTCGGCGGCGGGCGGCACCGCGGGTTCCGGGCCGGCCAGGGTCGGCCGGCGGACGGCGACGCACCCGGCGTCGATGAGGTCGCCCAGCAGCACCCGGACCACCCCGAGCGGCAGGCCGAGCCGCCCGGCCAGTTCGGCGACGGCGACCGGGCGGCGGCACAGCGCGAGGATGCGCACGGCCTCGGACGGCATGCCCGGCACCGGGCCGCGTTCGCCGACCACCCGGGTCATCAGGTCCAGCGCCGAGCCGGAGGCACTGCGGCGGCCCCCGGTGAGCGTGTACAGCCGGTCCGGCGCGCCGCTGTAGACCGGGCCGGTTCTCATGCCCGCGGCTTCCCGTAGCCGCGGGCCGGAGAACCGGTACGGGAACGCGTACCGGTACCGGTACCGGCACCGGAGCCCGTACCGATGGTCGTACCCGCGGTGCCCGGGGCCCGGTACGCCACCCTCCCGTCGTCGGCGAGCGCCGCGCGGACCGACTCGGCCACCAGCCCCATCCCCCGGCCGATGGCTCCGGCGTCGGCGAACTCCTCGCCGATGACGGCGAGGTGCGCGGCGGTGCCGGCCTCCACGATGAACAGGGTGCCGCCGTGGAACTCCGTCATGGACTGGCGCACCCCGCCACTGCCGTCCCCGAACTGCGCCGATGCCCCTCGCGTCAGGCTCTGTATGCCCGAGGCGATGGCCGCCAGGTGGTCGGCCAGGTCCACCGGCAGGCCGGGTGACCGGCCCAGCGTGAGCCCCTCCCCCGACAGCACCAGTGCGTGCCGGGCGCCGGGCGTGTCCGCGACGAACTCCCCCAGCAGCCCTTCCAGCGCCAACCCGCCGCTCGTCATGGCTCCGTCTCCCCTCCCGTGGACGCGGTGCCGTCACCCCCGGCTGTCCCACGGCCGTCCGCGCCCGGACCGGCCGAGGGGGCTGGACCGCCCGGGCGGTCCGGTGCGTCCCGGTGCGGCGCGCTGTGCCGCCCGGTCCGCCCGGCGCCCTGACGGCCCGGTAAGCGGACGGGCGCGGACCCCTCAGCGGGGCCCGCGCCCGTCTCCCCTGTCTCCTCCGAGGGGATACCCGCGCCAAGGCCGGATATAGCCTCTGCCGCCCGTTCCGTCGGACGGCCGGTGCCTCTCGGGGCGATCTGCCCCGCCGCCGCGTCCCGGAAGGCGCCGAACCGCTCCCCCGCCGTGGTCTCCGCCACCGACCGGGCCCGCGCGGTGCGGGCGTCGTACGCGCCGCCGGCCGGTCCGCCGGCCGGTCCGCCGACCCCGCCGCCGACCGGGCTGATCTCCGCGCCGCCGGTCGCCTCGTCCTCGGCCATGGCGGCGGCCAGCCCGTGCCCCCGGGTGCGCCGGGGCAGCCCGCCGCCCGTGCCCGGCCCGTACGGCGCGTCCGGATACCCGCCCGGGTACCCCGATCCGCCGACGGCCGGCTGGGCCGTACCCGCGCCGTACCCGCCCGGGTACGGCCGCCGCGCCGCCGTCCCGCCGGCAGCCGAACCGCGTACGGGCGTCGGCGGGTACCCGCCGGGAGCCGGGCCGTCCGCGTGGTCCGGGCGGCCCTCGCGGACCGCCTGCTCACCGGCGCGCGTACCGCTGCCGCGCGTACCGCTGCCGCGCGAACCTCCGGCCCGGGAACCACCCGCGTATCCGCCAGGGGCCGTGCCCGCGTACCCGGCCTCCGCGTACCCGGGCACCCCGGGAGCGGCCTCCGCGTACCCGGAAGCGCCCCCGGCGTACTCGGGAGCGGCCTCCTGCGGGCCGTCCGCGGCCAACGGGGTGCGGGTGACCAGCGCGGCGGGGACGAGGACGACGACGCCGGTGCCGCCGCGCGAGGACGGCCGGAAGGACACCCGCAGCCCGTGCCTGCGGGCCAGGCATCCGACGACCGCGAGGCCCAGCCGGGGGCCGCCGAGCTGCCGCAGGTCCAGCGGGGCGTCGCCGACCAGCCGCCGGGCCCGCGCCAACTCCGTGTCGGGCATGGCGCGTCCGGCGTCCTCGACGGTGATGACGACCCCGGCCTGCGCCTCCTCGACGTAGACGTGCACGTCCTCGGTCGGGGCGGAGAAGTTGCAGGCGTTGTCCATCAGTTCGGCCAGCGCGTGCATGACGGCCTCGGCGGCGTGCCCGGCCACCGCGGCGGCGCTGGTGGAGTGGAGCCGCACCCGCTGGTAGGCGTGGATACGGCCGAGCGCGCCGCGCAGCACGCTCTCCATGGGGATCGGCCGGGTCCAGCGGCGGCCGGTGCGGGCGCCGGTGAGTACCGCGACGCTGTCCGCGAGCCGGCCGGCCTGGGCGGTGCAGTGGTCCAGCCGCAGCAGGTCGTCGAGGACCTGCTCGTCGTGGCGCTGCTCCAGCTCCCGCAGGTCGGCGAGCATCCCGGTGGTCAGGGCCTGGACGCGGGCGGCGGCCTCGGCGCAGACGGCCGTCACGGCGGCCCGCAGCCGCTCGCCGTCCCCGGCCTCGGTGACGACCGCGTCCAGCACCGAGCGCAGCGCGGGGGAGTCCGGCGCGGCCACCGTGGACAGCACGGCGGCCGGTGCCTCCCCGGCCCGCACCCGGCGGACGGCCAGCGGCAGTACGGATTCCGCCAGCCGCGCGGCGGCGGCCTCCAGCTCGGTCGCCCGCGCGGTCTGCTCGTGCAGTGCGGTCCGGGCGGTTGTCTCGGCACCGGCGGCGGCCCGGCGCCGGGTGTCCGCCTCGCGCACCGCGCGCCGCGCGGTCTCCAGCTCCTCGGCTGCCCGCCGCGCCGTCTCGGCGTGCGCCGCCTGGGCGCGGGCGGCCTCCTCGCGGACCGCGTCCACGCCGTGGCGCAGCGCGCGGGACAGCCGCCGCCGGGACAGCGCGAGGCCGACCACGGCACCCACGAGCACGGCGGCGAGCGCCCCGGCTCCGGCGACCAGCGGACGGTCGGCGGCGGCCGCGGCCCGGCCGACCGCCCAGAAGCAGCCGGCACCCGCGACCGCGGCCGCCGCGACGGCGGGCGCGGCGGTGCGGAGGAGCGGCGAGTGGTGCGGTAACGGTGAGTCTTCGGCTGACATCTCGGTACCTCATCGCGGGCGGCCGCGAACCGGCCGCCGTTCCGGGAACGTTGACGTGCACATGTGAGCAAGGTCGGTCCGCCTCACCCTACTCGCCGAACCCGCCCTCAACGCCCGGTTCACGAGGGTTGCCTCGCCGGACCGTCACGAGATGATCACCACACGTACCCGGCGCGGACGCGACACCCCACGTCAGCGCGGCCGCCACCCCGTCAGGTGGTGACAGCCAGATGGGACAGGATCGCCTCCGCGAGTTCCGGGTCGCCCTCCACCTTCAGCTCCGAGTCGCGCACGACGGCCGGGCGGACCCGTCCGGTCAGCAGCCGCAGAAACGTTTCCCAGTCGACGACGAACGTCACCGTCGGGCCGAGCGAGACGGCCGAGTCGATGGTGCCGGTGCCGTCGGCGGTCACCCGTACGGTGCGCATGAACTCCAGCGGCCCGTGCACGTCGAAGACCACCGCGGTGCCCGGCTTGGCCCCGGCGTCCTTGGCGACCACCTTGGGCAGCGAGCGCAGCAGGTAGTCGCGGGAGTACACGGCCCCGGCGGAGGCGAGGTTCGCCGGCTGCTTCAGGGCGCGCCGCAGGTCCTGCTCGTGCACCCACACGTCGAAGACGCGCTGCCACAGCAGCTCTTCGAGGGTCGTCTCCGGGCCGCCGATACCGCGCACCTTCGTCTCCGGCGCGCGGGACTCGTTCCGCAGCTGCCGGGCCCGGCGCAGGATCGTGTAGTCGAGCTCGGCGGTCATCTCCGGCGAGGTGTGGTGGCGGCGGATGTCCACCGGCACCTCGGTGTAGCGGGCCGTCTCACTGGTGATGTGCCGCAGGTCCCTGGGCAGGCTGTGGATGGGCCGAGGGTCGCCGAGCAGTTCGCACTCGAAGCCGATGAGGTGGGAGACGACATCGCGTACCGACCAGTAGGGGCACTCCGTCGGCCGGTTCCAATCCCCCTCGCTGAGTGGCGCGACCATCT
Encoded proteins:
- a CDS encoding sensor histidine kinase; amino-acid sequence: MSAEDSPLPHHSPLLRTAAPAVAAAAVAGAGCFWAVGRAAAAADRPLVAGAGALAAVLVGAVVGLALSRRRLSRALRHGVDAVREEAARAQAAHAETARRAAEELETARRAVREADTRRRAAAGAETTARTALHEQTARATELEAAAARLAESVLPLAVRRVRAGEAPAAVLSTVAAPDSPALRSVLDAVVTEAGDGERLRAAVTAVCAEAAARVQALTTGMLADLRELEQRHDEQVLDDLLRLDHCTAQAGRLADSVAVLTGARTGRRWTRPIPMESVLRGALGRIHAYQRVRLHSTSAAAVAGHAAEAVMHALAELMDNACNFSAPTEDVHVYVEEAQAGVVITVEDAGRAMPDTELARARRLVGDAPLDLRQLGGPRLGLAVVGCLARRHGLRVSFRPSSRGGTGVVVLVPAALVTRTPLAADGPQEAAPEYAGGASGYAEAAPGVPGYAEAGYAGTAPGGYAGGSRAGGSRGSGTRGSGTRAGEQAVREGRPDHADGPAPGGYPPTPVRGSAAGGTAARRPYPGGYGAGTAQPAVGGSGYPGGYPDAPYGPGTGGGLPRRTRGHGLAAAMAEDEATGGAEISPVGGGVGGPAGGPAGGAYDARTARARSVAETTAGERFGAFRDAAAGQIAPRGTGRPTERAAEAISGLGAGIPSEETGETGAGPAEGSAPVRLPGRQGAGRTGRHSAPHRDAPDRPGGPAPSAGPGADGRGTAGGDGTASTGGETEP
- a CDS encoding DUF742 domain-containing protein; its protein translation is MRTGPVYSGAPDRLYTLTGGRRSASGSALDLMTRVVGERGPVPGMPSEAVRILALCRRPVAVAELAGRLGLPLGVVRVLLGDLIDAGCVAVRRPTLAGPEPAVPPAAEMLEKVLRALQNL
- a CDS encoding roadblock/LC7 domain-containing protein; translation: MTSGGLALEGLLGEFVADTPGARHALVLSGEGLTLGRSPGLPVDLADHLAAIASGIQSLTRGASAQFGDGSGGVRQSMTEFHGGTLFIVEAGTAAHLAVIGEEFADAGAIGRGMGLVAESVRAALADDGRVAYRAPGTAGTTIGTGSGAGTGTGTRSRTGSPARGYGKPRA
- a CDS encoding maleylpyruvate isomerase family mycothiol-dependent enzyme, which encodes MTVHSKIQPYIDAWTHSIESVNEMVAPLSEGDWNRPTECPYWSVRDVVSHLIGFECELLGDPRPIHSLPRDLRHITSETARYTEVPVDIRRHHTSPEMTAELDYTILRRARQLRNESRAPETKVRGIGGPETTLEELLWQRVFDVWVHEQDLRRALKQPANLASAGAVYSRDYLLRSLPKVVAKDAGAKPGTAVVFDVHGPLEFMRTVRVTADGTGTIDSAVSLGPTVTFVVDWETFLRLLTGRVRPAVVRDSELKVEGDPELAEAILSHLAVTT
- a CDS encoding MFS transporter, producing MSAAARQAGADSGRSLPGDPPGGTRAALVWGTGTLVYFVAVIHRTSLGVAGIDAAHRFHIDASALSTFSILQVLVYASMQIPVGLMVDSLGTKRVLMLGAVLFTIGQGAFALSHSYGMALGARAVLGCGDAMTFVSVLRLGSRWFPARRGPVIAQVAALFGVAGNLVSTVALSRLLHSAGWTPTFLGTALGGAVVLVLVALFLKDHPEGYAPPPVPQAARRPVRRQIADAWSEPGTRLGMWTHFTTQFPGMVFLLLWGLPFLVEDQGLSRGAAGGLLTVVVVANLVFGPIFGQVITRHHGARMPLALGVVGANTVLWAVVLTWPGGQNPVWLLTVLCVVLGACGPASMIGFDFARPANPPERFGTASGIVNIGGFTASMITLFAVGVLLDATGNDYRIAWSVIFVLQAVGIWQILRLRRRAERRERERFAVSRIESVHRTQTPAVHDS
- a CDS encoding GntR family transcriptional regulator yields the protein MDTAAAPREDAAVGGMTKVLPAAERVYLHVKTGVLNRSYEGGTLLTEGGLAEAVGVSRTPVREALLRLEAEGLIKLYPKKGALVLPVSAQEIADVVETRLLVERHAVAKVVGAVPARLIERLEESLAEQREHAAAGDLVAFSAADRGFHAEIVRAAGNRILAHLYDQLRDRQLRMGVATMHAEPSRVAKNLAEHAEILDALREGAAEAAAGIVERHVSWVSTLARGES
- a CDS encoding cytochrome P450 family protein, coding for MAAPHGPATAEPRPDFDHRDPAAYYRALRERYGPVAPVLLHQRVPAWLVLGYHEVHQVAGNPDLFVRDPRRWHAWGSIPPDWPLLADIAHTPSVRFTEGAEHRRRAGAISDVLAGVDPFELRRRGEQAADAAVDRFARTGRADLMAEYAEPVPLQVMAGLLGLREHETAELARDTSVGPQQRTTRPPDGPYVPDPDTGGHRSGGRAGRARPLEADAAAARVRGAVQALVERSRRARARSGTARPGPGADVTTLLLAHPADLTDEEIVQDLLTLLAAGRRPTADWIGNALRLMLTDERFALTLSGGRRSVGQALTEVLWTEPPTQNIIGRWAVRDTELGGQRIARGDCLVLSLAAANTDPRVAPAAGHPPDILGNQAHLAFSHGPHRCPEPAAALAGVIASAAVEVLLDRLPDLALPAGAPDPRWRPSLWQRGPATLPVVFTPV